TTTGCACACAGTCCAGACGATAAGCCTCCTTCAGTTTTTGCTGGTTGGCTGGTGTAAGATCTTCAAATACTGTATAACCAGTCTTTTTGAGATTCCTCCTTGCTCGAACAATTTCATGTTTCTTCCTGCGGTGGGTGAACTTAACAATCACACTCCTCTTCTTGTTACCATCATAGCTCCCAAGTCTATGGGCGATGTCGATGTCTCCGGACTGAAGGGGTACCTTCAATTTAGTCTTGGCAAACTCCAAAATTTTCTCAACACACTCCTCAACGGACTCTCTGGGCGATGGATCAGGTAGTCCGTGGATCCGAATAGAATTCTTACGGCCATGTTGCGCAAGATCGTTGAAACGATTTTCCATTTCTGCCATAGATTCCTCAGTATCTGTCTGCCTCTGTTCTAAGACATTCACTTTTTCTCTCAACTGCTCATTTTCACTTTCAAGATCTCCTATCCTCCACTTAAGTGAGTTGACAAGTTCCTCATTCTCGCGATGAATTTCTGTTTGAATATCCTCCTTCAACTGCGAAATCATAGAGGTAATATAGTCTTTGGTGATGAAGTTGTCAAGCTTCTTAGATAATTCATCGAGTCTATCCGGCacagaaacatgttttttagGGAGTCCCATTATGAAGAATATAGACTATAATATGGCCGGTAATCCCAGTACGTATAGATCAcgtatgcatatatatatatatacaacatacagaaCACAGTAGCGTCAGGTGAGTAGTGGTCAGCACGAATAGTATCAATCCATTGTTCAAATAAAACACGGTCGAAACAAAACTATCCTTTGGCAAAATACGCTACTAAAGCGCTAAGTTAGAAGGTCTAGTCTTCCCAAATATCCATGACAAAAGTTGGCGACAACAAATGTCTAAAAACGATCAAAAATCCAAATATTTGCGGACCGTTGTTTCGACTGACTTGCTCAGGTACGCGTGACCTTGACTTGATCAGAAATGTAATTTTgggataaacatatatttatccttTCCACCAGTTTTACTTAAGCCATGCGCTTGAACTTGCAAACATGAattggtttattattgtttaacgtctaATCAACAGCTAATGTCAACTGAGGACTGCCTTCCGTGCGTGAGACATGCATGGGTGTGGTGAGTACGTATGTGTATTTAGGGTGTTTTAAGAATCTGAATTTAGTCATTTAGGACAATgccatatcaatatacaatttgatatttttgtgatCGCTATTATTACAGTATCGTTATCTTAGTCATCTTAGGACCTATCTTTGTATTGAATTTTTATAGTTTTGGATCCTTTTCTATACAATACATAGAGATCCCGACTGACGTTTATATAATGCAATACCCTAATGCAATGCAATTACCCTGTCACATTAGATTTATAGGGCATtataattgtacctgctgtctcTTTACATGAATTTTAAGAGGCGattaaatttgggatcttatcatTTCTCCTCTTTCTGAACTTTTGTCTCTTGACACTGCCCCTCTTttagcctttagttgagcgttcaccaTATGAGGAAGACTATGGGTTCTGatccctggtcgagacataacagagtctataaaaatgacAGTTGTTATTTCTTCTCAACGTGTTCGCCATATAGTGTGACTGCATGAGGTGTCCTGCTCGATGTCATCGGtaatatgcttcagtgagtCGTCATCATATTAGAATTTCACAATGAGACAAACATTACCATACCTTAGCCTCCGAATACACATGCAATCACCACGAAAAGGCATGTTGCGCCCAGGGGATACCGTCGAAGGGGTATTATATTGCCCCTTATAAAGCATGATAATTTGACAATACGAACGAAAATGAAAACGATTTTTATTCTTaacaattgttttattacaaacgatatcaaaataaatagttGGGTAATAGATGAATAATATAATAACTATAATCGAGgattcatatacatataaaaggaaatattaattttatcaacaatcaaacaaaacattgatAACGTAAAAAAGTTCATCGTTCATGTTTTAATTCTGATTCGGTTCATGATTTTGTAATTAAGATTGTCAGGTATTTTGTACTCAACGGAATAACTTTAAGTGAAAAAGAAAATCTGTTAACTTTGCAGCTCGTCGTGGTGAGAGTCAATGCTTGCTAAATGTCCACATGTTTCTGTTATTCGTCATGTTATTTAAGAAACAATATAATCAGaataacaaaactatatcagGTAAACCGCATTATCAGCTGATGAACAGTTTGGTGACGACCCCGATAACTAGGACCAGAGAAGTCAAACCATGCAGTATGGATCCACCGCTTTGACCTGGTGAATAAAACAAACCATTTCAATCAATAACATGCTTATCTTGAATATATCTTAACGGTTCAattgtttattgataaatatgtaatcaTTAAATACATGCGTCGATCATATGTGTTCAATTTccgtacatatactattgccATTACAAATTCCTGTATTACTTAACaaatgcaattttttttcagttcATAGGCTTGAGTTAACATTATTCATTCACCTGTGCATTCGTAAAGGCATTCTTGTTGTTGAGAACATGTACTTGAACATTCAGGTGCTGAAATGAAAACAGATACAAAAGTACGTAAGcaatttaagaaaaaatgtcAGCTATGAATTAACtttgaattttgtttatttcgCATGGTTGTTAATGGTGTACTTCTTAAATAAATCTGcgaaaataaaatatcatcGTGTTTGTCAGCATGCCATTTACTTGATGAAAGATACATGTTTTACACAGTAGGTGTCGAATAATCTTTTACTATTATCGTTCTTGGTaatcttaaaaaaaacctttacaAGATACTAAACTGATACAGTCATTCCAACTTAAAATATGTCTTACCAGATCTGCGTTTCCGTCCACCGCCACTCGCTAAAGTACAAAGGAAAATACATTTTCTGATCTTGTGCTGTGATTGAACATTACAGTAGCGCACATCGCTAACATAAACACACATTGATAtacataatttgaaatatacaaaataccaTTTTGAAGTCATGAAATCGTTTGCTTTAACATAAACAGTGTCATTATGAATGCAAAAAAGCTATATGTTTAATCATTTTGGCATGTGTAGTTATAGTTTGGAcctctttgtatatatatatataaatatacttatttATTTGTGATACAAGCTATAAAACATGTAAACCGAAGAAAAATCCCTGTTGGTGTATAGTCTATAATGATTCATTTTGTGAAAGACACtagtgatataaacattatataaacgtTGGCAGTATATAGATGGATGGAGACTATAGTCAGATGCCTTATTTTATTGACccaaaataacaatacaatacatgtttgttttctcTCTCAATACATTATTACTGCAGCCGTGTAGCTAAGATAAGTACCCGAAAAAGGGGTGCAATCTAcctttgtaaatgtatattgtcaCTGTGATTTTCAAGTATTTATTTACATAGAAAAAAACCTTCGATTACCagttgtagtagtagtagtggaAGGAGTTGTAGTGGAAGgagtggtagtagtagtagttggTTTCGGTGACGGTTGATTATTTCCACCTGATCCGGTCGTCGTTGATGCTACCGTTGTTGTTGGTGctggtgttgttgttggtgcTGGTGTTGTTATTTGTCGACATGTGGGATTGGTGCATTTACCATTCCTTCCACATggatcattttcattttgtgttttttcaCAAAAATCAGTTCCATCTGTAAAGATATGTTTTCATCATCATTTTGAATTTCTCTCCAAAATTGAGAGGTATTGACATGAATGGAAATACGTTCCTCATTAAACATCACATCGTGTTATTATGCCATAAATGAGTGAATCGGTGCAGCTGATTCGTTAGTTTTCAATAACAGATACAATTTAGGTTTGCATGAGATTGTATCTATCCAGGAGCGTTTACCAAACGTAATGTCAGAAAGCCTGCATTAAAATATACCTTTCTTTTTCTTCACACTTTCATTTGACGACgattataactttatatatacttAAGGAGCCAAACATACACCTGTATTCGTTTGCCCGGtatctataaatacatacattgtatttcaaacAGCTATAATAAATTCATAGGAAATGGAAACATTAGTAATTGATATGATTTGAAATTTCTATTAGCTTTATATGTCGATATACATCGGTATTAAAACAAGAAGTTagagaaaataataataataaaagataaatagataaacagattataatagaaaataaataatataataataaaagtgCGTACAGCTTTAATATTAGATAATGCAacaaataaaattacatttgaaACAATTTACCAAGTGGTGTGTAAGAGAATATATGTAATTTCACGAaagcttcattctgtgtttttttttagtgtttgtgttagttttcttttatttcaattgatcaggtatggtaaaacaacctcaatatgaggtgtgaatgtagtTTTAAGTAAAAACGGCAGGTTGCacaaaatacttcaactttcaatttgtcagtgcattcgtgatcgcggATTaaatcggctgtcatggcaacgacgaggacggtggttttactACAGTGTCGAATCTACAAACTTGTTTGTACAACCGAAAACTTTgaactataccttatgtctttagaaatcatctgtaaataattaattgaattgattACGATTCATTGCATTCGTCTAtcaacgtttgttcgtttctatatgccgatttcgatacttaaaacactgaagactTCCAATTTTGAAGCGTGTACATTAACgcttgctctataaatcgccCTAGAGCACCCTACTACCCAATATTAATACTTATTAAACAGACAAGAGCGTGAAGGAAATTGTACgaaacaacgaaaagtgctgtacgttcctacgaaaatgacaaacatcatcaaaattataaaaaagtagtcaattaatcggcacttcgtcaattaataccagtttataacgccgttatgtaactgaacgtgaataaatagaagaatgtacagcacttttcctCGGTTTCTTAGTACGATGAACAAGTGTAACAcgtttgtttgtacgacaaaatacgttatttgggtgctctggccatatttaccgaccaagtgttaatgtagtccttcgtgccaGTCACGTGACCACGCAACAACACGAGAACCGACGAAAACTTCCCGATAAAGATGTttgacacctaacattaaaatccggtCAAGGAAACAAACAGAACTGACGGGGAATTATTAAATGctgcatttatttaaaaacataacgattttagttctttttaattatatatgcaACAATAACCCACATGCGTATTTATTGATTTCCTATATAGGAATGTGCATTCTGCTGACATATACTTTtggtaaaaaatatataaaagattTGTTCTAATGCGATTGATAATCGCGTCGTTAGCTACTCCTTGTTCTTTATCCTTGTCTTTTTCATTTAGCTACAGAAAATTTCTCTAAACTACACTCGGTCAAGTATTTCGATTTCAATTCTCAGCagatacaaaaatatattcctCCGTAACGTTTGTGCCTATTAATGGACCCAAAATATTAGAAAGTTTGTTCCTTAAGGACCGTAGTTACCTGTGGATACCTCTAGAACGAATGCATCCCTAGAGGATGTCTGCGACTTCATACCAGTAAAGACTTGTTACTTTCAGTCAACTTCGCAACGATACATTTTTACTTAGGTAATTCGATAGAGCGCTAGAGCAAGAGGTCCGTGGTTTGATCACAAGGAGAAACtaaaatatttacctgtgttatatttaggGAATAGCACGatgttttgagtggctatactggctataaaaacatggaatttggtttgaactcgcGACGGAGACATACTATCCCActtctaacacgtttactgttaaatatatttagaaacactGTTTTATATCGCTACAACTACGCTGTGATCCCCGATAGTGTCGTGTTATACTTTAGTGGACCGACCAATCAGTGAGAAGCTTTGAAAGTCGGTCATTTGACCACGCCCATAATGGCGAGAGTGTcatctgtatgttgacgaagtGTATATGGATTGTTGTTAAAAGTTCTCGTACCAAAGATTTAACGACGTATTTGGATTTACTCTATATAATGCATAGTGATATGTGCGTTCCGACTAAACCAGTGGTGATGTGTTTCTATAGACCTAACCGT
This genomic stretch from Pecten maximus chromosome 16, xPecMax1.1, whole genome shotgun sequence harbors:
- the LOC117314551 gene encoding integumentary mucin C.1-like, with product MIATLFGSSGSGSVHMANMKRITSLVFVTLICVAHGTDFCEKTQNENDPCGRNGKCTNPTCRQITTPAPTTTPAPTTTVASTTTGSGGNNQPSPKPTTTTTTPSTTTPSTTTTTTASGGGRKRRSAPECSSTCSQQQECLYECTGQSGGSILHGLTSLVLVIGVVTKLFIS